Proteins from one Erysipelothrix larvae genomic window:
- a CDS encoding cupin domain-containing protein, producing the protein MKTIDTWIQTLELQPHTEGGYYKETSRSNETFENGRAYYTNILFLLTPDSPSHFHRLDADETWYYHDGAPLSVHCIYPDGTYDEIRLGKDIENGETLQFVVPKGTIFGSSVDHDYALVSCMVSPGFDYTAFELFTQDMLLEDYPHHESVIKRLAYKTLP; encoded by the coding sequence ATGAAAACAATTGATACATGGATACAAACACTTGAATTACAACCCCATACAGAAGGGGGATACTATAAGGAAACAAGCCGTTCGAATGAAACTTTTGAGAATGGACGGGCTTATTATACAAACATCTTATTTTTACTCACACCCGATTCACCCTCACACTTTCATCGACTGGATGCGGATGAAACCTGGTACTATCATGATGGTGCACCTTTAAGTGTTCACTGTATTTATCCTGATGGCACCTATGACGAAATACGGTTGGGTAAAGACATTGAAAATGGAGAAACACTACAGTTTGTGGTTCCTAAAGGCACAATCTTTGGATCATCGGTTGATCATGATTATGCATTGGTAAGTTGTATGGTATCCCCAGGGTTTGACTATACAGCATTTGAACTCTTTACACAGGATATGCTCCTTGAAGACTATCCACACCATGAATCCGTGATTAAACGCTTAGCATACAAAACACTCCCTTAA
- a CDS encoding helix-turn-helix domain-containing protein — translation MLLKYKKQVYRLANILDLLIKNDRVISIAEIAAVNQCVERTVYNDIYYLIDNYNDLIELDFSHSNIVSSHTSVGNIQFIYENIIACQPRTRLLRLIIERPNMPIDFYANEINKSPQSTRKLMCDLDDILRHYEVKLNDKRLSYEIIGEEDKVRFFIASFYDSFQRNFMLPKINIVYSPKVEPYFSISSKFRYFLKSLEESSAMRYRQGYRLNDCETVLTLEEESQEIIIRYIKALDKMHARIEDHFEELMDALQDMGYVFDDTKHGQVSTILCHILYMRDVIYSVNNVNLHSVLYYVKNYSRINRKKFEMHKERIEAILSKMSEDYEHVFANLIFNIDSIQPSLDQPHSLNVMIYSDISRDHAYALKAHLGTNFPLNTYHVYEGDVTYRAPEMNGFLDFYWRHQCMGIISTCDFPYKVEQPKVTVSSYLVGSDIGRIYDFFHELKTHQS, via the coding sequence ATGCTTTTGAAGTACAAGAAGCAAGTATATCGTCTTGCGAATATTTTAGATTTACTCATTAAAAACGATCGTGTGATATCAATTGCAGAGATTGCTGCAGTGAATCAGTGTGTGGAACGAACAGTATATAACGATATCTATTATTTAATTGATAACTACAATGATTTAATTGAATTAGACTTTAGTCATTCTAACATTGTATCCAGTCATACCTCTGTTGGGAATATTCAATTTATCTATGAAAACATTATTGCGTGTCAACCAAGAACAAGACTATTACGACTGATTATTGAAAGGCCAAACATGCCTATTGATTTCTATGCAAATGAAATCAATAAGAGTCCACAATCAACGCGTAAGTTGATGTGTGATCTTGACGATATCTTAAGACACTATGAAGTGAAGCTTAATGATAAGCGTTTAAGTTATGAGATTATTGGTGAAGAAGATAAAGTACGATTCTTTATTGCTTCATTCTATGATAGTTTCCAACGCAACTTCATGCTGCCTAAGATAAACATTGTTTATAGCCCTAAGGTTGAACCATACTTTTCGATAAGCTCTAAGTTTCGTTACTTCTTAAAAAGCCTTGAGGAATCCTCTGCAATGCGTTATAGGCAAGGATATCGCTTGAATGATTGTGAAACAGTGTTGACACTTGAAGAAGAGTCACAAGAAATAATCATTCGATACATTAAGGCACTTGATAAAATGCATGCACGTATTGAAGATCATTTTGAAGAGCTCATGGATGCACTTCAAGATATGGGATATGTCTTTGATGACACAAAGCATGGGCAAGTCTCTACCATTCTATGTCATATCTTATACATGCGTGATGTTATTTATTCCGTCAACAATGTTAACTTACATTCCGTGCTTTACTATGTAAAAAACTACTCACGGATTAATCGTAAGAAGTTTGAAATGCATAAAGAGCGCATTGAAGCAATCCTATCCAAAATGTCTGAAGACTACGAACATGTATTCGCAAACTTAATCTTTAACATTGATTCAATTCAACCGTCACTAGACCAACCGCACTCATTAAATGTCATGATCTATAGCGATATCAGTCGTGATCATGCCTATGCACTCAAGGCACACCTTGGCACAAATTTTCCATTAAACACTTATCATGTTTATGAAGGAGATGTTACATACCGTGCACCTGAGATGAATGGGTTTCTGGATTTCTACTGGCGTCATCAGTGCATGGGGATTATATCTACCTGTGACTTTCCTTATAAGGTAGAACAACCTAAAGTCACGGTCAGCAGTTATCTTGTTGGTTCGGATATTGGTCGAATTTACGATTTCTTTCATGAACTCAAGACACACCAGTCATAA
- a CDS encoding nucleotidyl transferase AbiEii/AbiGii toxin family protein codes for MVKEYGGDKAIFERVLFAFGLLQSLVDVNLDFVFKGGTCLLLFLDNPRRFSTDIDIMVNADTDIDEFITEAGKLFPFESCVEHHRRRNNGIEKRHFKFEYTSIISNTPSNIILDVVFEDDDFIDTKLVEIKNSLHITEDPPSYVKVPIVDYMIADKLSAFAPNTIGVLYNSGKDLEIIKQMHDVAVLFDHIEDFEVVKRAYYEYSKIQIKYRRLDIDFQDCLNDTIEACISILSDGAHYDKSQFYKELKGGIKKIGTHIFGSYSRIKAIPHVSKVLYIASMIRHDLDLSYIDTIDVEELIPHGTIYANLNRVKKIDSEAFKYIKASVSLL; via the coding sequence ATGGTAAAAGAATATGGAGGCGATAAAGCAATTTTCGAAAGGGTGCTTTTTGCATTTGGTTTATTACAATCGCTCGTTGATGTAAATCTCGACTTTGTATTCAAAGGTGGAACCTGTCTGCTACTTTTTCTTGATAATCCTAGAAGATTCTCAACAGATATTGATATCATGGTAAATGCTGATACAGATATTGATGAGTTTATAACAGAGGCAGGCAAACTTTTTCCTTTTGAGAGTTGTGTTGAGCATCATAGAAGAAGGAATAACGGAATTGAGAAGAGACATTTTAAATTTGAATATACCTCAATAATAAGTAATACACCATCAAATATTATTTTAGATGTTGTTTTTGAAGATGACGATTTTATTGACACCAAGTTAGTTGAAATCAAAAATTCATTGCATATCACAGAAGATCCACCTTCATACGTAAAAGTTCCAATTGTAGACTATATGATTGCTGATAAACTGTCAGCTTTTGCTCCAAATACAATTGGAGTGTTATATAATAGTGGAAAAGATCTAGAAATAATTAAGCAAATGCATGATGTTGCGGTATTGTTTGATCATATTGAAGATTTTGAAGTTGTAAAACGAGCGTATTACGAATATTCAAAAATACAAATTAAATATCGGAGGCTGGATATAGATTTTCAGGATTGTTTAAATGATACAATTGAAGCATGTATTTCAATACTAAGTGATGGCGCTCATTATGATAAATCACAATTTTATAAGGAACTTAAAGGTGGAATAAAAAAAATTGGCACTCATATATTTGGTAGTTATTCAAGAATAAAAGCAATTCCTCATGTGAGTAAAGTGCTCTATATAGCATCGATGATTCGACATGATTTGGATTTGAGTTATATTGATACAATTGATGTAGAAGAGCTGATTCCTCATGGAACAATATATGCAAATTTAAATAGAGTGAAGAAAATCGACTCAGAAGCATTTAAGTATATAAAAGCATCGGTTTCTCTTCTTTAG
- a CDS encoding DUF6577 family protein, whose translation MLFDFDEIQFQIWELRMLNEFLNHQLTTNVIFVEVEKGYEEFIFESIKEKNEGNVLLKPDVKTFNQVLTNNLIVVLNLISETISNKNDSNKIVIEKLIVDLFANKYIKEIINKSEYQQIVDSMMERYIIDYATLNRYSLRRNKQNIVDQHIHRDK comes from the coding sequence GTGCTATTTGATTTTGATGAAATCCAATTTCAAATATGGGAACTAAGAATGCTAAATGAATTCCTAAATCATCAATTAACGACTAATGTAATTTTTGTAGAAGTTGAAAAAGGATACGAAGAGTTTATATTTGAAAGTATTAAGGAAAAAAATGAAGGGAATGTTTTACTCAAACCGGATGTAAAAACATTCAATCAAGTTTTAACTAACAATTTAATTGTTGTCCTTAATCTTATTAGTGAAACCATTAGTAACAAGAACGACAGTAACAAAATAGTTATTGAAAAACTGATTGTTGATTTATTTGCTAATAAATATATCAAAGAGATTATAAATAAAAGTGAGTATCAACAAATTGTAGACTCCATGATGGAGCGCTACATTATTGACTATGCGACGTTAAATAGATATTCATTGCGTCGTAATAAGCAGAACATAGTTGATCAACATATTCATAGGGACAAGTAG
- a CDS encoding transposase domain-containing protein, giving the protein MSSIYYSIVETAKLNNLDIQSYFEYILDEMIIWVSI; this is encoded by the coding sequence ATGAGTTCAATCTACTATAGCATCGTAGAAACTGCAAAGCTAAACAATCTTGATATTCAATCATACTTTGAATATATTCTTGACGAAATGATCATTTGGGTAAGTATTTGA
- a CDS encoding DUF5655 domain-containing protein, whose amino-acid sequence MSNISVFNTSDENNIRQLESTSYSLESHLQKLIERNMKSFFSVDFLASEYSFPSGRIDSLGIDENNCPVIFEYKRSMNENVINQGLFYLEWLLDHKADFKLLVLDKYGDNRANAIEWKTPIVYCIANNFNKYDVNAVKIMQRNIYLVEYNLFENDLIIFDFLNLDSKVKEVGNDLIIDKSKKMQRDINDRMNTLNSNLKPILEDLRSFISEIGDDVSEVVLRQYIAYKKIGNFVTIDMTNDKIQMYLKVDPSEIELKNNMRDMTKIGHFGTGNLEIIITSIDDYYNSKYYIELAYNQN is encoded by the coding sequence ATGTCAAATATAAGTGTTTTTAACACAAGTGATGAGAATAACATTAGACAGCTAGAGAGTACTTCCTATTCACTTGAATCACATTTGCAAAAACTAATTGAAAGAAATATGAAATCATTCTTTTCAGTAGATTTTTTAGCAAGCGAATACTCTTTTCCTAGTGGTAGAATTGACAGTCTTGGAATTGACGAAAACAACTGTCCTGTTATATTTGAATATAAACGAAGTATGAATGAGAACGTTATTAACCAAGGTCTTTTCTATTTAGAATGGTTACTTGATCATAAAGCTGATTTTAAACTTCTAGTATTGGATAAATACGGAGACAACAGAGCTAATGCAATAGAATGGAAGACACCAATTGTGTATTGTATTGCAAACAATTTCAACAAATATGATGTAAATGCAGTTAAAATTATGCAAAGAAATATTTATTTGGTGGAGTATAATCTTTTTGAAAATGATCTGATTATATTTGATTTCCTAAACTTAGATTCTAAAGTCAAAGAAGTAGGCAATGATTTAATAATTGATAAATCAAAAAAAATGCAGCGAGATATTAATGATAGAATGAACACACTGAATAGTAATTTAAAGCCAATCTTAGAAGATTTACGATCCTTCATTAGTGAAATAGGTGACGATGTTTCTGAAGTAGTTTTACGTCAATATATTGCTTATAAAAAGATTGGTAACTTTGTTACGATTGATATGACAAATGATAAAATTCAAATGTATCTGAAAGTTGACCCTTCTGAAATTGAACTTAAAAATAATATGAGAGATATGACTAAAATCGGACATTTTGGTACTGGAAACTTAGAAATAATAATTACATCAATAGATGACTATTATAACTCGAAATACTATATTGAATTAGCATATAATCAAAACTAA
- a CDS encoding AAA family ATPase → MTTQIDLKLVNIGPHKTIDFSKTLNNMRISIYARNGAGKTFISRCFNVFAMKLEDRNEYSKILLRYGQQSGNFSFNIGSNSASFRLSNNGIDNCQNLLDRKFHVFNNDYIIENFSEKEFIPNSNIEGIVLGKGNIDLSSEKRMLNSLLDEGNSLRSKIEENIVEAKSNLKKYKISNSLTKCKDINYTNIIEYKPTDVDYSVEVGKYSELSSLPDDIRDFRLDDRISDIGIEISDLKNLLKTKYTLNKFEADFREYVKTNLKFIELGLKLHEGNNCPFCKQNLSDNAFQLINQYVQFVNDEETKVNKMLIAYFDKFEEIRRHIDEYYRYLGEFEERIRYYNQFFGPFDLTSIVSLKTHIDEWKDLATMILERVKSKKQNITLDFDSTDITNEIIDKLANNIKQINMSLSEFNIKKNNIAKLKTEYRRSICEGLFNKLHSENRKLIDRIVVLRKNTFDLRSLILEKENTNQSNKKDLVANDLEKYLFQFFRDKYVLNKDDFTLTLKEYNINTSSNKALSEGEKSILAFCYFLASIHEVVSDTEEYNKIILVIDDPVSSMDIQYTYQLVALLKNYQKDIEGFQLKFIMLTHNLEFFNILSRNNLSKHKLILEDGLDEYKNEILMPYDYHLYDVWSVAKGKKLPSHTTPNSIRHIIETIAQFCGYGDKSSSLYNMICEKEQLNQNLEIYTFMQDLSHGNFRLDTAYTSDVLKEGAVAVINYVTKEFPKQLIQFSNESNQS, encoded by the coding sequence ATGACAACACAAATTGACCTTAAGCTTGTGAATATAGGCCCACATAAAACTATAGACTTTAGTAAAACCCTAAATAATATGAGAATTTCGATATATGCAAGAAATGGTGCAGGAAAAACATTCATCAGCCGATGTTTCAATGTATTTGCAATGAAACTAGAGGACAGAAATGAATATTCAAAAATTCTACTTAGGTATGGACAACAATCTGGAAATTTCTCATTTAACATTGGAAGTAATAGCGCAAGCTTCCGTTTAAGCAATAATGGAATTGATAATTGTCAAAACCTTTTAGACCGCAAGTTCCATGTTTTTAACAATGATTATATTATTGAGAACTTCAGCGAAAAAGAGTTTATTCCTAATAGTAATATCGAAGGAATTGTGCTAGGAAAAGGAAATATTGATCTATCTTCTGAAAAGAGGATGCTCAACTCACTTTTAGATGAGGGAAATTCGCTTAGATCAAAAATAGAAGAAAATATAGTAGAGGCAAAATCAAATCTTAAAAAGTACAAAATTTCAAACTCTTTAACTAAGTGTAAGGATATAAATTACACTAATATAATTGAATACAAACCAACAGATGTAGACTATAGTGTTGAGGTGGGAAAATATTCTGAACTTTCGAGTTTACCTGATGATATCCGTGACTTTAGATTAGATGATAGAATTTCTGATATTGGGATAGAAATAAGTGACCTTAAAAATCTGTTGAAAACAAAGTATACTTTGAATAAATTTGAAGCTGATTTTAGGGAATATGTAAAAACAAATTTAAAGTTTATAGAGTTGGGACTTAAATTACATGAGGGTAACAATTGTCCATTTTGCAAACAGAATCTATCCGACAATGCCTTTCAATTAATTAATCAATATGTTCAATTTGTTAACGATGAAGAAACAAAGGTTAACAAAATGTTAATAGCATATTTCGATAAGTTTGAAGAGATAAGAAGACATATTGATGAATATTATCGATATTTAGGAGAGTTCGAGGAGAGAATCAGATATTACAACCAATTTTTTGGGCCATTTGACTTAACAAGTATTGTTTCACTAAAAACTCATATTGATGAGTGGAAAGACTTAGCAACTATGATTTTGGAAAGAGTAAAGTCTAAGAAGCAAAATATCACTCTTGATTTTGACAGCACTGACATAACTAATGAGATTATAGATAAATTAGCTAACAATATTAAGCAAATTAACATGAGCTTATCTGAATTTAACATAAAAAAGAATAACATAGCAAAACTAAAAACAGAGTATAGAAGATCAATTTGTGAAGGTTTATTCAATAAACTTCACTCTGAAAACAGGAAACTAATTGATAGAATAGTTGTTCTTCGCAAAAATACCTTTGACCTTAGAAGTTTAATTTTAGAAAAGGAAAACACGAATCAATCCAATAAAAAAGATTTAGTAGCAAATGACTTAGAAAAATACTTATTTCAATTTTTCAGAGATAAGTACGTTCTAAATAAAGATGATTTTACTTTAACATTAAAAGAATATAATATTAATACAAGTTCAAATAAGGCCCTCAGTGAAGGAGAAAAGAGTATACTTGCATTTTGTTATTTTTTAGCAAGCATTCATGAGGTTGTCAGTGATACTGAAGAGTATAATAAAATAATTCTTGTAATAGATGACCCAGTATCAAGTATGGATATCCAATATACATATCAACTTGTTGCTTTGCTAAAGAACTATCAAAAAGATATTGAAGGGTTTCAATTGAAGTTTATAATGCTTACTCATAATTTAGAATTTTTTAATATTTTATCAAGAAACAATTTATCTAAACATAAGTTAATCTTGGAAGATGGATTGGATGAATATAAAAATGAGATTTTAATGCCTTATGATTATCATTTATATGACGTGTGGTCAGTTGCAAAAGGGAAAAAGCTACCAAGTCATACCACTCCCAATTCTATTAGACATATTATTGAAACAATTGCACAATTTTGCGGTTATGGTGATAAAAGCTCAAGTTTGTATAATATGATTTGTGAGAAAGAACAACTAAACCAAAATTTAGAAATTTATACATTTATGCAGGACTTATCTCATGGGAACTTTAGATTAGATACTGCGTACACTTCGGATGTATTAAAAGAAGGAGCTGTCGCAGTTATAAATTACGTCACAAAAGAATTCCCAAAGCAACTGATTCAATTTAGTAATGAAAGTAATCAAAGCTAA
- the istB gene encoding IS21-like element helper ATPase IstB, whose protein sequence is MTAKLINNLEDLGLTKMIENFDEYSDRVNRNDMTFAQALYELSEKEMSFRDEGAITSWVKVSNFPYLKTERDYEFDFQPSVSKKQIIDLVSLRFIENKENIIFVGTPGTGKTHLATAIGIASAIKHFSTYFITFEELINQLKKANYENRLETRLKFFVKYKVLIIDELGYLEMDTEAANLFFQLTAKRYEKHSTIITTNTPFSKWGDIFQNLTLTNALLDRLLHHSHIINIKGPSYRMKEKMGSIEKEESDKNLI, encoded by the coding sequence GTGACTGCAAAATTGATTAACAACTTAGAAGATTTAGGACTCACCAAAATGATTGAGAATTTCGATGAATATTCCGATAGAGTCAATCGAAATGATATGACATTCGCACAAGCACTCTATGAACTCAGCGAAAAAGAGATGTCATTCAGAGACGAAGGTGCAATTACCTCTTGGGTGAAGGTCAGTAATTTTCCATACCTTAAAACTGAAAGAGACTATGAATTTGATTTTCAGCCTAGTGTTAGTAAAAAGCAAATTATAGATCTAGTTTCGCTTCGATTTATTGAAAACAAGGAGAATATTATTTTTGTTGGGACACCAGGAACAGGTAAGACACACCTAGCAACTGCAATTGGAATTGCATCTGCTATTAAGCACTTCTCAACATACTTCATAACTTTTGAAGAACTAATTAATCAACTGAAAAAGGCCAACTATGAGAACAGACTCGAAACGCGATTGAAATTCTTTGTAAAATATAAGGTGTTAATCATTGATGAACTGGGCTATTTAGAAATGGATACTGAGGCAGCGAACCTGTTTTTTCAATTGACAGCTAAGCGATATGAGAAGCATAGTACGATCATAACGACAAATACACCTTTTAGTAAATGGGGTGATATATTCCAGAATCTAACGCTTACAAACGCACTACTTGACCGACTCCTTCATCACTCACATATTATAAATATTAAGGGTCCGTCATACCGAATGAAGGAAAAAATGGGAAGTATCGAAAAGGAGGAAAGCGACAAAAATCTCATATAA
- a CDS encoding LCP family protein: MKKQKGSNPKRDLTMKRFGWVVLGIQALFSALSIYAIIDANVLPTRYLLIAMGVIVLLLILMGLWVMKTKGFASRIISLILSIVILLGTIYVMNASGFIGGVTGGSTNTHVINVLVLDESPAKNISDVKDEQFGVNTQQEQETANRAVTLIKEKDNIDISIKAYSDYETMIDDLYDGTVKVIIMSEGNMSLMDEIDENFTSNVRIIASYKYEEEVVQRDTRPDVLKETYSIFLSGIDTYGPVSTVSRSDVNMIITVNPKTNQILLTSIPRDYFVTLASRGAKDKLTHAGLYGVEESMNTLENLLDIDIDFYVRVNFSSVTDIVDALGGVEVYTKYNFITLPEHGGYRFTAGNNSVNGAQALSFVRERYNLPNGDNDRVYHQQQLVQGILNKAMSPSIITRFSSVLNSVSGSLQMSFSESELTSIIRHQVDSMESWDIQQVQLTGTGSSGVTYSMPGRNLYIMIPNQDSVNRASSLIHQMEKGEVVQVTD, encoded by the coding sequence ATGAAGAAACAAAAAGGATCAAATCCAAAAAGAGATCTTACAATGAAACGTTTTGGATGGGTAGTCTTGGGAATTCAAGCGTTATTTTCTGCGTTATCGATTTACGCAATTATCGATGCGAATGTTTTACCAACACGTTATCTATTAATTGCAATGGGCGTGATCGTACTGCTCCTTATCTTGATGGGTCTATGGGTCATGAAGACCAAAGGCTTTGCATCACGAATTATCAGTTTAATATTATCGATTGTGATTTTACTGGGAACCATCTACGTCATGAATGCCAGTGGTTTTATTGGTGGTGTAACTGGAGGGAGTACAAATACACACGTTATTAACGTACTTGTATTGGATGAAAGTCCTGCGAAAAATATTTCCGATGTCAAAGATGAGCAGTTTGGTGTAAATACACAACAAGAACAAGAAACTGCAAACCGTGCAGTAACCCTTATTAAAGAGAAAGACAACATTGATATCTCAATTAAGGCATATTCTGATTATGAAACCATGATTGATGATCTCTATGATGGAACGGTCAAAGTGATCATTATGAGTGAAGGAAACATGTCATTAATGGATGAAATTGATGAAAACTTCACAAGTAACGTACGTATTATTGCGTCTTACAAGTATGAAGAAGAAGTCGTACAAAGAGACACACGTCCTGACGTCTTAAAGGAAACCTACAGTATCTTCCTCAGTGGAATTGATACCTATGGACCAGTTTCCACAGTATCACGTTCAGATGTGAATATGATTATTACCGTGAACCCAAAAACAAATCAAATTTTACTCACAAGTATTCCACGTGATTACTTCGTAACCCTAGCATCACGAGGTGCGAAGGATAAACTCACCCATGCGGGACTTTATGGTGTTGAAGAATCCATGAATACACTTGAAAACTTATTGGACATCGATATTGATTTCTATGTTCGTGTTAATTTCTCATCTGTAACCGATATTGTGGATGCTTTGGGTGGCGTTGAAGTTTATACTAAATATAACTTTATTACGTTACCTGAACACGGTGGATATCGATTTACTGCAGGGAATAACTCAGTAAATGGCGCACAAGCATTGTCATTTGTGCGTGAACGTTACAACTTGCCAAATGGTGATAATGATCGTGTTTACCACCAACAACAACTTGTACAAGGGATCTTAAATAAAGCAATGTCACCATCCATTATTACACGCTTTAGTTCAGTCCTTAACTCAGTGTCAGGTTCACTTCAAATGAGTTTCTCAGAAAGTGAACTCACATCCATTATTCGTCATCAAGTGGATTCGATGGAAAGCTGGGATATCCAACAAGTACAATTAACCGGTACGGGATCATCGGGTGTTACATACAGTATGCCAGGACGCAATTTATACATTATGATTCCAAACCAAGATTCAGTAAACCGTGCATCATCATTAATCCATCAAATGGAAAAGGGTGAAGTAGTTCAAGTTACAGATTAA
- a CDS encoding glycosyltransferase: MRKKILFIIDSLFTLGGEQRVLSVYANEFVSLGYDVSIFCRDIETKEDRSIFGLKNTINIYYPKEYNKIERVNRFLLKKFRGLNRKTKIFSWSSRICEYLLSDKTCKVAVESNIKTGKYDTVIALGSEMIFTLAMIAPKLNCTTIGWQHSSFEGYFNEKNMRMINEHRMVKKLLPNLDNYVVLTDYDKRRMKEVFDYDCIRIYNAKSFESDKQSNLTSKKFLAAGRLDPVKGFDMMLEAFSIFCNENNGWSLSILGEGNIKDQIKERIKFYNLGDKVFLHGRINNIQDYLLDSSCFLLSSKLEGFGLVVVESLEMGVPVISFDTTGPHEILNGYDCGNLIEKYDVNLFAAAMNKISRDYKERVQMGINAKKRADDFNLKQIIEMWTNII, encoded by the coding sequence ATGAGAAAAAAAATTTTGTTTATAATAGATAGTTTGTTTACTTTGGGAGGTGAACAGCGTGTTCTATCTGTCTATGCCAATGAATTTGTCTCGTTAGGGTATGATGTATCTATTTTTTGCAGAGACATTGAGACTAAAGAAGACAGAAGTATTTTTGGTCTAAAGAATACCATTAATATATATTATCCAAAAGAATATAATAAAATAGAAAGGGTAAACAGATTCTTATTAAAAAAATTTCGTGGATTGAATAGAAAAACAAAAATATTTAGTTGGAGTTCAAGAATATGTGAATACTTACTGTCTGATAAGACTTGCAAGGTTGCAGTTGAATCTAATATTAAGACCGGAAAGTACGATACTGTCATAGCTCTAGGATCTGAAATGATTTTCACCTTAGCTATGATTGCGCCTAAACTAAATTGCACAACAATTGGATGGCAACATAGTAGTTTTGAAGGATATTTTAATGAGAAAAATATGCGCATGATTAATGAGCACCGGATGGTTAAGAAATTGTTGCCAAATTTGGATAACTATGTAGTATTGACTGATTATGATAAAAGACGTATGAAAGAGGTATTTGATTATGATTGCATCAGAATCTATAATGCTAAAAGCTTTGAGTCAGACAAACAATCCAATTTAACTAGTAAAAAATTCTTAGCAGCAGGAAGACTGGATCCTGTAAAAGGATTTGATATGATGTTGGAAGCATTCAGTATTTTTTGCAATGAGAATAATGGATGGAGTTTATCTATTCTGGGGGAAGGCAATATAAAAGATCAAATTAAAGAAAGAATTAAATTTTACAATTTAGGAGATAAAGTTTTTTTACACGGACGAATTAACAACATTCAGGATTACTTGTTAGATAGTAGTTGTTTTTTACTTTCATCAAAACTTGAAGGATTTGGGCTTGTAGTCGTGGAAAGCTTGGAAATGGGAGTTCCGGTAATTTCTTTCGATACAACTGGACCCCATGAAATTTTAAATGGGTATGATTGTGGAAATCTTATAGAGAAATATGATGTGAATTTATTTGCAGCTGCAATGAATAAAATTTCAAGAGACTACAAGGAGAGGGTTCAAATGGGAATTAATGCAAAAAAAAGAGCTGATGATTTCAATTTGAAACAGATAATAGAAATGTGGACAAATATAATATAG
- the istB gene encoding IS21-like element helper ATPase IstB gives METIEQLSKELKLSFIKTHYEAAIQEAKHKGLDFQEFLNELLYCERNNRRDNGIKQRIRAARFPQNKTLEDFTTVKFNSELKRKFKELETLNFIENKENIILMSNPGMGKTHYATALGIKACLENKKVLFISVPNLIIELKEAMSKNQITQYKKKFEKFDLVILDELGYVSFDKEGSEILFNLISNRITVGSMIITTNLMFDRWEEIFKDPILTTALVDRLTYKSHLLNMSGESYRVEETIAWLKSKE, from the coding sequence ATGGAAACAATTGAACAATTGTCAAAAGAATTAAAACTTTCATTCATAAAAACACACTATGAAGCAGCAATACAGGAAGCGAAACACAAAGGATTGGATTTTCAAGAATTTCTTAACGAACTGCTTTATTGCGAACGAAACAATCGTCGTGACAACGGAATAAAACAACGCATTCGTGCTGCTCGATTTCCTCAAAACAAGACATTGGAGGATTTTACGACTGTAAAATTTAATTCAGAATTAAAACGAAAGTTTAAAGAACTGGAAACATTGAACTTTATAGAAAATAAAGAAAACATTATCTTAATGAGTAATCCTGGAATGGGAAAAACACATTATGCGACCGCACTTGGAATCAAAGCTTGTCTAGAAAATAAAAAAGTGCTATTTATCAGCGTTCCTAATCTAATTATAGAGTTAAAAGAAGCTATGTCAAAAAATCAAATTACGCAATACAAAAAGAAGTTTGAAAAATTTGATCTAGTAATTCTTGATGAACTCGGCTATGTGTCATTTGATAAAGAAGGAAGTGAAATTCTATTCAATCTAATCTCAAATAGAATAACAGTGGGCTCTATGATTATTACAACAAATTTAATGTTTGATAGATGGGAAGAAATATTCAAAGATCCCATTCTAACAACTGCTCTAGTCGACCGCTTAACCTATAAATCACATCTATTAAATATGAGTGGAGAGAGTTATCGTGTTGAAGAAACAATTGCTTGGCTAAAGAGCAAAGAATGA